In a genomic window of Candidatus Omnitrophota bacterium:
- a CDS encoding glycosyltransferase family 4 protein produces the protein MNKMKVTVISGSFPRMRCGVGDYTKKMTDIMLRKDVRMEVLTSSDGSIREAGYVHPVIKKWNIFSLFKIAAFIRRSSPDIVHLQAPTLSYRATLSAVSILPAVLKMFCNRVPVMLTIHDYAISGTLNKFLFLPLFLFSDIIAVTNEEDRNDIAGRFPFLRGRIRKVRMGPFLEVSEPDEAEKAGLRAKIFYRSGDRFISTLGFLKRDRHFDVIVKAFHRLSVRDEHLKLLILGDTQRERDNPYVRYVLSLIKSFGIEDKVHWAGLCGPIEASFYIPLSEVGILLFDRGASFRRSSIINYMVRNVPVVTNIVPDHSGDTELTGSGACSIINSLSEDEVCARTEAVLYDGSLARSLKGKMAAQADKFNWDTIAGDILRIYSGMLKR, from the coding sequence ATGAATAAGATGAAAGTTACGGTCATATCCGGAAGTTTCCCGCGGATGCGGTGCGGCGTCGGGGATTACACAAAGAAGATGACGGATATCATGCTGCGTAAAGATGTGCGGATGGAAGTTCTGACCAGTTCCGACGGCAGTATCCGGGAGGCCGGATACGTCCACCCCGTAATAAAAAAGTGGAATATATTTTCGTTGTTCAAGATAGCCGCGTTCATAAGGAGGTCCTCTCCCGATATAGTGCATCTTCAGGCGCCGACCCTCAGCTACAGGGCCACCTTAAGCGCCGTCAGCATCCTTCCCGCCGTATTGAAGATGTTCTGCAACCGGGTGCCCGTAATGCTTACGATCCATGATTACGCGATATCAGGCACGCTCAATAAATTTCTGTTCCTCCCTCTTTTCCTGTTTTCGGATATTATAGCGGTGACGAACGAAGAGGACAGGAACGATATCGCAGGGCGCTTTCCTTTTCTGCGCGGCAGGATAAGGAAGGTCCGGATGGGGCCGTTCCTAGAAGTGTCGGAGCCGGATGAAGCCGAGAAGGCCGGCCTTCGCGCGAAGATATTTTACAGGAGCGGCGACCGTTTTATATCTACATTAGGGTTTTTAAAAAGAGACCGCCATTTCGATGTCATAGTAAAGGCATTCCACCGTTTGAGCGTCCGCGACGAACATCTGAAACTGCTCATCCTCGGCGACACGCAGAGGGAGCGCGACAACCCGTATGTAAGATATGTGCTGAGCTTGATCAAGTCGTTCGGGATCGAAGATAAAGTCCATTGGGCAGGCCTTTGCGGCCCGATAGAGGCCTCTTTCTATATACCGCTTTCGGAAGTCGGGATACTCCTCTTTGACCGCGGGGCAAGCTTCCGCAGGTCCAGCATCATAAATTATATGGTCCGAAACGTCCCGGTAGTGACGAACATCGTCCCGGACCACAGCGGGGATACGGAGCTGACGGGATCGGGGGCATGCTCGATAATAAATTCTCTAAGCGAGGACGAAGTCTGCGCAAGGACAGAGGCCGTCCTGTATGACGGGAGTTTGGCGCGATCCCTTAAAGGGAAGATGGCGGCGCAGGCAGATAAATTCAACTGGGATACGATCGCCGGCGACATTCTGCGCATCTATTCCGGGATGCTGAAAAGATGA
- a CDS encoding glycosyltransferase family 9 protein — translation MNSRKPDKILIIKLWAIGEVALATPCIAGLASAFPGAEISFLVGRRAMDIVSANRAISRVFPVDEDIFLRPSPARLLSLIKRLRREKFDLAVTLHHAAHFSFFAVLIGARQRIGLRRPGSLSFNTADIVSDGATGPKIFDYLNVLKLLPVPVAPQDARISVETDESDAMRVDALMKEGGLRDKRFVVLSCTGGENPAASRMRSNVPNKVWPPDYYRRLCDLILDGSEYKVAVVGGEGEVRRAASIAGEGRPRAVDLTGRMNLREVRILAEKALLSVTNDSGPLHVLSAAPSPVIAIFGPTDPSLICAPSGNIHIMREEMECSPCYDGKTFPNMVRECGYASCMRAVTPEKVFKKICEIAEKGGKS, via the coding sequence ATGAATAGCCGCAAACCCGACAAGATACTGATAATCAAATTATGGGCCATCGGAGAGGTAGCTCTTGCGACACCATGCATCGCCGGACTTGCTTCCGCCTTTCCCGGGGCAGAGATCTCTTTCCTGGTGGGCCGGCGCGCCATGGATATAGTTTCCGCCAACCGCGCGATAAGCAGGGTCTTCCCGGTAGACGAAGATATTTTTTTAAGACCGTCCCCGGCGCGATTATTATCGCTTATAAAGAGATTGAGGAGAGAGAAGTTCGACCTGGCAGTCACCCTGCACCACGCCGCCCATTTCTCGTTTTTTGCCGTTCTGATAGGCGCCCGGCAGAGGATAGGGCTCAGGAGGCCCGGTTCGTTAAGTTTCAATACCGCCGACATCGTGAGCGACGGCGCTACCGGCCCGAAGATATTCGATTATCTGAACGTGCTGAAGCTGCTGCCCGTCCCGGTCGCTCCTCAGGATGCCAGGATATCCGTAGAGACCGATGAGTCGGATGCGATGCGCGTGGATGCGTTGATGAAAGAGGGCGGACTCCGGGATAAGAGGTTCGTCGTGCTGTCATGCACGGGCGGGGAGAACCCTGCGGCGTCGAGGATGCGATCAAATGTGCCTAATAAGGTATGGCCTCCCGACTATTACAGGAGGTTATGCGACCTGATACTGGATGGTTCGGAATATAAAGTGGCTGTGGTGGGCGGAGAGGGGGAGGTCCGGCGCGCCGCCTCGATAGCCGGCGAAGGCCGTCCCCGGGCAGTCGACCTGACAGGCAGGATGAATCTGCGGGAAGTCAGGATACTGGCAGAGAAGGCGCTCCTGTCGGTGACCAACGATTCGGGCCCATTGCATGTATTGAGCGCAGCACCCTCGCCGGTCATTGCCATATTCGGTCCGACCGACCCCTCGCTTATATGCGCCCCTTCGGGAAATATCCATATCATGCGGGAGGAGATGGAGTGCAGCCCGTGTTATGACGGAAAGACGTTCCCCAACATGGTGCGGGAATGCGGTTACGCTTCCTGCATGCGGGCCGTCACGCCGGAAAAGGTCTTTAAAAAGATCTGCGAGATCGCAGAAAAAGGCGGGAAGTCGTGA
- a CDS encoding glycosyltransferase family 2 protein, whose amino-acid sequence MKAIFIVSVFLLFYTYFFYPLILVIISKLKVQRPQPKAEVSCPGVSMVVAAYNEEKVIKEKIENFLSLDYPPEKIELVIGSDGSTDGTADRVRPFMGARVRLFEFSKRRGKAAVLNDIVKEAQNRIILFSDADTMYDREAVLKLGRHFSDGSTGGVCGRLTLSETAGSLVEEGLYWRYENFIKEKESSIKTIAGINGQIFAVRRELFEDLPEDAIAEDQVTGVRIIGKGYRILFETGAAAHERAGTMREEFERRARISAGNFQSIAYSMRALNPASGFSSFALWSHKVLRWCAPFLLIAAFLSNMALVRDHPFAVFFYAQVVFYLISISHCALNKYCIDVPLFRVAAYFTLMNAAILAGFFRFITGAQKVTWNRKCGT is encoded by the coding sequence GTGAAGGCGATTTTTATCGTATCCGTTTTTCTCCTGTTTTATACGTACTTTTTCTACCCGCTCATCCTTGTGATCATCAGCAAGCTCAAGGTCCAACGCCCACAGCCCAAAGCAGAAGTGAGTTGCCCGGGCGTTTCGATGGTCGTAGCGGCATACAATGAGGAGAAGGTGATAAAGGAGAAGATAGAGAATTTTTTATCACTCGACTACCCTCCGGAGAAGATAGAGCTGGTGATCGGTTCGGACGGTTCGACCGATGGTACGGCGGATAGAGTAAGGCCGTTTATGGGTGCCAGGGTAAGATTGTTCGAGTTTTCCAAAAGACGGGGCAAGGCAGCCGTGTTGAACGATATAGTGAAAGAGGCTCAAAACCGGATAATACTATTTTCTGACGCGGATACGATGTATGACAGGGAAGCCGTGTTGAAGCTCGGCAGACATTTTTCGGACGGTAGTACGGGCGGCGTCTGCGGCAGGTTGACGCTCTCCGAAACGGCCGGCTCTCTGGTAGAAGAGGGGCTTTACTGGAGATACGAAAATTTCATAAAGGAGAAAGAGTCGTCCATAAAGACGATAGCGGGGATAAACGGCCAGATATTCGCGGTAAGAAGAGAGCTCTTTGAAGATCTGCCGGAAGATGCCATAGCGGAAGACCAGGTAACGGGTGTGAGGATAATAGGGAAGGGGTACCGGATCCTCTTCGAGACCGGCGCGGCCGCGCATGAGCGCGCCGGGACCATGCGCGAGGAGTTCGAACGGAGGGCGCGTATAAGCGCGGGGAACTTTCAGTCGATAGCATATTCCATGCGCGCATTGAACCCGGCTTCCGGATTTTCCTCTTTTGCCCTATGGTCGCATAAAGTATTGAGATGGTGCGCCCCGTTCCTTCTGATAGCGGCATTCCTTTCCAATATGGCCCTTGTCCGCGATCATCCATTCGCGGTCTTTTTCTACGCGCAGGTAGTTTTTTACTTGATTTCGATATCTCATTGTGCTTTAAATAAGTATTGTATCGACGTACCGCTCTTCCGTGTGGCGGCATATTTTACATTGATGAACGCAGCCATACTGGCGGGGTTCTTCAGGTTTATAACAGGCGCACAGAAAGTGACGTGGAATAGAAAATGCGGTACCTG
- a CDS encoding class I SAM-dependent methyltransferase, whose translation MRDRPFLDAVRSHSSVWEKWLEDKDLNKRVYASIRDRRYFLGILKRELSRRSGIKKSGAILEEGCGTAIDSCLLKREFPYAAFYAIDLSREAVLLASKISGLLGAPITVTEDDATATRFAPGHFDLIFSQGLMEHFRAPELLLLEQRRILKDGGISVVSVPQRYSLFTILKKSKMALGRWPHGWEREYSFSEMASLGEASGFRVIGIDGYGFTLEDFVKNGVRRLGDNGVSRALIDLSDAVFSLIESSLGKPLRKRICKHIVAILEK comes from the coding sequence ATGAGAGATAGGCCGTTTTTGGATGCAGTCAGGTCCCATTCATCGGTGTGGGAGAAATGGCTTGAAGACAAAGACCTGAATAAAAGGGTCTACGCATCGATACGCGACAGGAGGTATTTTCTGGGCATTTTGAAAAGGGAGCTGTCCCGCCGCTCGGGTATAAAAAAAAGCGGCGCTATACTGGAAGAGGGTTGCGGCACGGCCATCGATTCCTGCCTCCTGAAACGGGAGTTCCCATACGCGGCTTTTTATGCCATAGATCTGAGCAGGGAAGCGGTCCTCCTTGCGTCGAAGATAAGCGGTCTCCTGGGCGCGCCTATCACCGTGACGGAAGATGACGCCACGGCGACAAGGTTCGCCCCCGGACATTTCGACCTCATCTTTTCACAGGGGCTTATGGAGCATTTCAGGGCGCCGGAGCTCTTATTGCTGGAGCAGCGCCGTATCCTGAAAGACGGCGGGATATCGGTCGTAAGCGTGCCTCAGAGGTATTCTTTGTTTACGATATTAAAGAAGTCGAAGATGGCTTTGGGGAGATGGCCGCACGGATGGGAGAGGGAATACTCCTTTTCGGAGATGGCCTCTCTCGGAGAGGCGTCCGGGTTCAGGGTCATCGGCATAGACGGTTATGGTTTCACTCTCGAGGACTTCGTTAAGAACGGGGTGCGCAGATTGGGGGATAATGGCGTATCGAGGGCCCTAATCGATCTTTCGGACGCCGTATTTTCCTTAATCGAATCATCGCTGGGAAAGCCGCTGAGGAAGCGCATCTGCAAACACATAGTCGCTATACTGGAAAAATGA
- a CDS encoding glycosyltransferase family 1 protein has protein sequence MKILFNISPAERCATGAGTYARELLTHLLQVDTRNSYTIFSVKNPFGRTRGFPVQGENKNISHVSIFFPYRYMNMLWNNFGSFPIERMAGVNDVAHSLDKIAPFTKTMKTVLTVHDMLWHVSETGKYRRKGLVYQQIMESIKRAGAIITNSEFSRDEISKYLPFAREKVHIIPLGVSERLFPVDKSAIPGAVHERYPWDDYILYLGTLSDPRKNVELIVDAYADLKKRKRVREKLLLCGAVSRRYNAGLLHSIKRAGLPDDIIVCSGWIPDSYISYIYNKARIVLFPSLYEGFGLPVLEAMACGKPVITSDIPPMNEVASDAAILIDPRDGKAMADSMEMLLSDTVLYRKMADKGLRRAKDFPWTRTARETLSVYEKVCA, from the coding sequence TTGAAGATCCTTTTCAATATAAGCCCGGCGGAGAGATGCGCAACGGGGGCCGGCACATACGCCAGGGAACTCCTGACGCACCTTTTGCAGGTAGATACCCGTAACTCTTATACGATATTCTCCGTGAAGAACCCGTTCGGCAGAACGCGCGGTTTCCCGGTCCAGGGAGAGAATAAAAATATTTCGCATGTATCCATATTCTTCCCGTACAGGTATATGAATATGCTCTGGAACAATTTTGGGTCCTTTCCGATAGAGAGGATGGCGGGCGTCAATGATGTGGCCCATTCCCTTGACAAGATAGCGCCTTTTACGAAGACGATGAAGACCGTCCTGACCGTACATGACATGTTATGGCACGTATCCGAGACCGGGAAGTACCGGAGAAAAGGGTTGGTGTATCAACAGATAATGGAAAGCATCAAGAGGGCCGGCGCCATAATAACCAATTCAGAGTTCTCCAGGGACGAGATATCGAAGTACCTCCCTTTCGCGAGAGAGAAGGTGCACATAATACCGCTGGGTGTATCGGAGCGCTTATTTCCTGTGGATAAGAGCGCCATACCCGGGGCGGTACATGAAAGATATCCATGGGATGACTATATATTGTATCTGGGCACTCTGAGCGATCCGAGAAAGAACGTCGAACTGATAGTGGACGCTTACGCTGATCTGAAAAAACGCAAAAGGGTGCGGGAGAAACTGCTTCTCTGCGGCGCCGTCTCCAGGCGGTATAACGCGGGTCTTTTACACAGCATAAAAAGGGCAGGGCTTCCGGACGACATAATCGTATGTTCCGGGTGGATCCCGGATAGCTACATCTCATACATATATAATAAGGCGCGGATCGTCCTATTCCCGTCCCTCTATGAAGGTTTCGGGCTTCCGGTACTGGAGGCGATGGCATGCGGTAAACCTGTCATAACATCGGATATCCCGCCTATGAATGAGGTGGCCTCCGATGCCGCTATCCTGATAGATCCGAGGGACGGTAAGGCAATGGCCGATTCCATGGAGATGCTCTTATCGGATACGGTTTTATACCGGAAGATGGCAGATAAGGGATTGCGCAGGGCGAAGGACTTCCCGTGGACAAGGACTGCGCGCGAGACCCTCTCCGTATATGAAAAGGTATGCGCATGA
- a CDS encoding polysaccharide deacetylase family protein has translation MQSRAERYLKEIFSIIMRILFVPVFIREFIARDKVTIISYHDPDKDVFRAHMRYITRHYRIIGLDDLVAALRDKEAWRELPRKALVITMDDGFCGNHGLIPVLDEFKAPVMIFTRPDEIGSIGGVPGREGRYLNKSQMRDLIEHGASFGAHSMEHLPLTQLSHEESAYEMAGSKDLLEGALSVKVDHFSYPYGDYGARELGILRNGSRYRSARTVKPGWVGPGTDPYELPSMGVGNKTSVNKMVLDITGIFPFLRVIRSRFFERHFNNYKSCMSYVTGIFNLRGPIRQHTQAQAGLIKRYAGGRKRLVEIGVSEGGSALEALKVMDPKGTIWLIDPYRSILYPYFSLSMKIAKHALGKFNDRDIVFIRDHSYNAVKSWSEKIDYLLIDANHFEEGFMKDWNAWSRFVADDGVVLVQSTKSPSGLMTGSGIAIRRLLADPGFGWYMADKADATVVLKRKR, from the coding sequence ATGCAATCACGCGCGGAGAGATATCTCAAGGAGATCTTTTCGATCATAATGAGGATACTTTTTGTTCCCGTCTTCATAAGAGAATTTATCGCCCGGGACAAAGTCACCATAATCTCCTACCATGACCCCGACAAGGACGTTTTCCGCGCACATATGAGATACATCACACGCCATTATAGGATCATAGGCCTGGACGATCTGGTGGCGGCGCTTCGTGACAAAGAAGCATGGAGAGAGTTGCCCCGGAAGGCCCTCGTGATCACTATGGATGACGGCTTCTGCGGTAACCACGGCCTGATACCGGTCCTCGACGAATTTAAGGCCCCGGTCATGATATTTACCCGGCCGGATGAGATCGGATCCATCGGCGGCGTCCCCGGAAGGGAGGGACGATATCTGAATAAAAGCCAGATGCGGGACCTCATTGAACACGGGGCGTCATTCGGCGCACATTCCATGGAGCATCTCCCTCTTACACAACTGAGCCATGAAGAATCGGCATATGAAATGGCCGGTTCGAAAGACCTTCTGGAGGGGGCGCTCTCCGTAAAGGTGGACCATTTTTCATATCCATACGGAGATTACGGCGCCAGGGAGCTCGGTATATTGAGGAACGGCTCACGATACAGATCGGCGCGCACGGTCAAACCCGGCTGGGTCGGCCCCGGGACCGATCCGTATGAGCTGCCCAGTATGGGCGTAGGAAATAAGACGAGCGTCAATAAGATGGTGCTCGATATAACGGGTATCTTCCCTTTCCTGAGGGTCATAAGGAGCAGATTTTTCGAGCGCCATTTCAATAATTACAAGTCATGTATGAGTTATGTAACAGGTATATTCAATCTCAGGGGACCGATAAGACAACATACTCAGGCCCAGGCCGGGCTCATAAAGAGATATGCCGGGGGAAGGAAGCGCCTTGTGGAGATAGGGGTTTCGGAGGGCGGATCCGCCCTGGAGGCGCTTAAGGTAATGGACCCGAAAGGCACCATCTGGCTTATAGACCCGTACAGGTCGATCCTCTACCCTTATTTCAGCCTCAGCATGAAGATCGCAAAACACGCGCTCGGAAAATTCAACGACAGAGATATCGTCTTTATAAGGGATCACAGCTATAATGCCGTTAAGTCCTGGAGCGAAAAGATAGATTACCTCCTTATAGACGCAAACCATTTCGAAGAGGGTTTTATGAAAGATTGGAACGCATGGAGCCGGTTTGTGGCCGATGACGGTGTAGTGCTGGTGCAATCGACAAAGTCACCGTCCGGCCTCATGACCGGGTCCGGCATAGCCATAAGGCGATTATTGGCCGATCCCGGTTTCGGATGGTATATGGCCGATAAGGCCGACGCTACCGTTGTGCTGAAAAGGAAGCGCTGA